The nucleotide window gtacagaaaaaagaaaaaaaataccatGAATAAATCTCCACTCCAGTTAATTGTTCTCAGTAAATTTCTGTTTCAACACTTTGTTAGTTTTTAGCAGCAATTGACGACTTGTTTTCTTTGTGCAGTGACATGGAATGTGACATGTACGTACTCGCAGTTTCTTGCTCAAAGATCTCCAACCTGCTGTGTGTCGCTCTCATCGTTTTACAACGACACCATTGTCAATTGCCCAACATGCTCCTGTGGCTGCCAGAACAACAGCACTGCACCAGGAAGCTGTGTAGAGTAAGTCGCATCAAGAAACTCACATACCATTTTCATTTTTTTCAGTTATGTGAAGGTTGgatgtgttgtccttggacaggGGCAATTCACCTTACCTGGCTTCTGTCGTGAACGACCCTAATAAGAACAGCTTGGCGCCTCTAGTCCAATGCACTTCACACATGTGCCCAATAAGAGTGCATTGGCATGTCAAAGTGAACTACAAGGAGTACTGGAGGGTAAAGATCACGGTTACAAACTTCAATTACCGGATGAACTACTCGCAGTGGAACCTCGTTGCGCAGCACCCCAACTTTGACAATCTGACCACCATTTTCAGCTTCAACTACAAACCTCTGAACCCCTATGGAGTAATAAGTGTGCACCTGAACTTCATTCACCCCCTAAAGAAACTCAATCTTGCATTTGCAATCtactcctagttttttttttttgttttttttaaacacTACTCCTTTTTTTTTGTCAGACATTGACGTTTACTATGCTTTTGCAGACGACACGGCGATGTTATGGGGCATCAAGTACTACAACGATCTGCTCGTGACGGCCGGGCCAGACGGGAATGTGCAGTCTGAGCTTCTGTTCCGGAAGGAGCCCTCCACGTTCACCTTCCAGAAAGGCTGGGCCTTCCCGAGACGAGTCTACTTCAATGGCGACAACTGCGTGATGCCGCCGCCGGACGCCTACCCGTGGCTGCCCAACGCCTCTCCCCGGCTGTCGGCTTCGCTTCTCCTCCCGGTCGTTGCAGCTTGGACAGCAATTGCAATCCTCCTGATGACCCATGCGTAGTGAGGTATAGGTGTTGTGAATCTGTTTCATAAAGAAGTTTTGACCTGCACCTGATTCGGTGTTGTTGCCTGCTTCTGATCATTAGTTTATTGCAAAGTCTCATATGGTGTCCTGATCGAGGAACAGATTCAGATGTGCAGTCACGTACCGAAGCATGTACATTCCCAATACTTGTAAATTTCGGCAAAGACTGACTAGCAAGTGACAATAGAAATAATCCGTTTCCTTCCACATCATGCAGAGATTCATGCTCAAATACGACCGGCAGTCGGGCAGTGGCACAAATAAAAAGGCTGTGGATGCATATGAACAGTTCGAGTATGCCTATATACCTTCGATAAGGACCCTTTTATGTTTAATaataatgtttatttatttttcaattaCTACTAATAATAAAAAACAGGATATGGACTAAAGATACGTTCTACATATATCAGACTTCAGTTTAGGTCATCTTTAGTGAGAAATAAACTCTTAATCTTTCTCACGTCCTTCCACCTCTAGATTGCCTGATTGTTACGTGCACATATATTTGCACACTATTAAATCAACTTTTCCAAGTGCGGAAAGATTGAGAGTTGAGATAAGGAGTTGTTGGAgtgcagttttttttttcaatcttggAGATGCTCTGACACAACAAAGCATTGTATTTTCCCACGGTCAAAAGGAGGGGGTAAGggcagtgacgaagccagaaaaaaatttaggagaggctggacaaaagaatagaggttttttatcttttcttaaccttagcccctcctacctaatccatgtatgcataaaattttaagggaggacttaggaaaactccacgtgctcaggatgggtagggggggggctgaagcccccctagcTCCCACCGCTGGCTACGTCCCTGGGTAAGGGGGCCTGGCCCCATCTATGTTTGATATAAACTAGTAATGTTCTCGAATTTTGACCATATAATTATTAATTTCTCAGTTGGAGGATCGATATGCTCGTACCATATATGATCTGAAGGCTCAAAGCTACATCTATATAAAGGGACTATATGGATATTTATAATACCGAATGAAGAGATAACCTCCCTCCAATACTTGTCTCCTCTTATGTGATACAAGGTAAACGAGATCTATCTACAACTCCTACACGTCTTTTTTTTTTGGATTCGGGAACAGAAAGACGAATCTGAAAATCCGTGGCTAGGTCAATTCTCAACAATAATTATCATGGCGAAACTTGTAAGAACCTCAAGCTTGAACTTTGTGATTCGCTTGAGAAGATGATAGGGTTGAAAAAGACCTACTAAGTCTCATTGGCTTCCTCAGCAACAATGATGTATGATCTCCTTTGTGGATTGGCCGAACATCGAGTTAAATCTCGTATCTCGCGTGTTCTTGTTGTTCTTGAGCTAGTTCATGTTAACCTTGTAAAAACTTCACCCGATCTATCTATTTGTGCATACTTGAGTGAAGAAAAGTAGGGAAGACATATCCACCCGATCATTGGTCAAATTTTTAGGTCTTGTAGGTGTTTTAACCTCCGGTCAAACTAGATCCCGAATAAAACAAGATCTCCGGTCCAGACCAGGCCTCGGTACTGTACTTTTAATATTTTTGCAAATTCTATAAATTTTAGGAATACCTATTCGGTATTCACACCCTAACCCTCTAGGcgatatcttgatcctttcatgtaCACAACGATATTTGTGAAGATTAATGACATTTTAGTGTTCGAGTGCTTAATTTGGTGTTGGGAGGTAATTGAACATAGTGTTAGGTCATCTTTTATCATTGGTCGTACTTTTAAGAGGGGTGTCGAGACTAGTAGCTTGATGGAAATTTTGAGTGTCAATGCACACTTATGACATACTCCTATCAAGTCAGCTCACAAGTGGCTCTAAAAGATAGATTGTAAGTCTAGGACCTGAAAAAAAAATGAGATCGGATTTAAAATGCACTAAGAAATCTCGCCAAATTATACAACACAATACCGATAGATTTGTTCGAGAGCAAATTTAACTTAGCTAGGTTATCAAGTCCCACTATGATTTGACGGTGCCTATGTTGATCCTGGTGGATCATCCTGTGGCAATGTGTCATATTGAATGTTCAGTCTACCTTAGTAGAGTTCACCTAGAAATATTTCTAGGTGGGGGatactgcccccccccccccccccaccccccacccccacacCCAAGTAGAAATTATATGAAAAAAATAGTGTCCACCGTATGTTATGGTGGCGAAACGGTAGATCATCCGATGGTACTATGCGCAATTAAGTTTTAATTGGCCAAATTTTTGAGCTTAGCATGATCCATGCCTTAATGGCAGTGGCTGATCATATTTTGGCATATTTTATTGTAGCTGTTGTGTGAAACATGGTGTAATAGTATCTCCATATGATTCGATATAGAACCTCAAAGGTCGGTGGATCATCTATAAAAATTAAGGTTATTTATGGTTCAACGACAATCTAACTTGCATCCCTAGTTGCAAGAAACTTATAGAGAGCCATTGTGAAGATTTTTTCTTATGAAGGGAAGGGGGACTTATATTAAATTTTGGCATGGTACATCCccaaattatatataaaaaaatctaaaataaaaaaatatataataatcTATCCAGATTCTTCCATCATCTTTTCCCCCCATGGCTTCCCTCGAATGCTAGAGCTAAAACATCTTTTCCCCCCATGGCTTCCCTCGAATGCTAGAGCTAAAACATTGGACATGTCGCAAGATCCAATGCTTTGGAATCAGTCCAAAGCGTATCTAAATCGCTGAAAAAATATCGGCAGTTGCATCATCGGGTATGACATAAGGTGCAGATTCATCACCTTGATACCTTGAAATCCTCTCCGCGACCATCGACGACGAGATCAATGACCCGGAGTCGTTGTCCTCGTAGGGGGCTTCTAGAAGCACCCCTCCCCTTATAGATAGAGGCCACAAATTGGCCCATGCCGATGAAATCGACGCCTGCAACGGCGATCCCATCGCGACCGAAAATCATCTGATTTCGTCAGTAGATTTATTTGGCTAGACCCTAAACAAAATGGATACAAAACTGCAGAAAAGAGAGATGAGTCTCCTCTCCTTCTTGTCTCTGGCAGATGCaccggagaggaagaagatgagggcCCTGGGCGGCGGCGAGGACCTAGGAGCGGCGGCGTTGTTTTCCTGGGAGCGTCCGTTTCTAAATGCCTAAACAAGTCTGCATTGTGAAGGGTTGGCTGCACATGATGTATGGAGAGATGCACATATTAATTTCCGTTCCAAAATCATGCTCATGGCTTTGTCCATCTACTGGAAGAAAAGCATCCAAACCATTCCTGAAACCCAAATCGATGTCTCTATCTACAAATCAAACCAACGTATTtttccatctctctctctctctctgccggtTCTAGCACTAGGCTGATCGATCTCCCGTGTTTCTCTCATGCCACGATCATCACCAAGAGCACCACGACGGCCGCTACCGCAGCGCCCAGCGACGACGCCGCGGCTGCCGGCAGGGCTGAGTTGGGCAAGTAGGGATAGGCGTCCGGCGGCGGCATCTGGCACTCGTCGCCGTTGAAGTAGACCTTGCGCGGGAACGCCCAGCCCTGCCTGAAGGTGAAGGTGCTAGCGTCCTTGCGCATCAGCACCTCCGACTGCACGTTCCCGTACGGCCCCGCCTGCATCAGGTGGTCGTTGAAGTACTTGAGCCCGTAGAACATCGCCGTGTCATCTGCACGTACACGACCGAGAACAATCGCATCAATGTCTTGTCTAGATTGAGCACATTGCATAGGCATCCATCGGCACATGCATGGTGAGCTGAGGAGACGGTGATCGAGCAcggagagagaagagaagagaattaCTGATGGATCCATAGGCGACGACAGGCTTGTAGTCGAAGCTGAAGACCTCGGTGATGTTGTCGAGGTTGGGGTGCTGCGCGACGAGCGTCCACTGCGTGTAGTTCATGTGGTAGTTGAAGTTGGTGATGGCGATCTTGGCGCGCCAGTACTCCTTGTAGTTGAGCTTGACGTGCCAGTGCACGCGCACGGGGCACATGTGCGTCGTGCACTGCAGCAGCGGCGCCTCCTTGTCCCGGtgcccgcgcgccgccgccgcgtgcgCGTGCTCGTGCTTCCCCGTCACCGCCAGCCGCTTCGAGTCGCCCCTGCCCATGCACGCGCGCGCACGTCGTTAGAACTAGAACCGACGATGGCGAGGCGGCCGCGCAGGGCCGGAGATGGATGGTCGATCGAGACGTACTGGACGCAGGTCTTGTGCTCGCAGCCGCAGGCGCACTTGGCGCAGGGCACGATGGTGTCGTTGtagaaggaggagaaggagacgcaGCAGGACGGGTACTTGGACGCCAGGTGCTGCGAGTAGGTGCACGTCACGTTCCACGTCACTGCATGCAAGCATCGATCGCCATATATGTCGTCAGCCCAAACCCAGCCACGCCATATATAGGAGAACGAGAAGGAGAAGGGGAACGCGAACGCACTGAGGGCTTGTGTCTTGCGTCGGCGGTCGGGCGTGAGGAAGACGGTGGACGGGACGACCTTGGCGGGACCGCAGGTGTACCCTGGCCCCGGCCCAAGCAGCGTGAAGTTCTTGGGCACCTTGACGGTGCGGTTGGTGGTGCCGGCCTGGCCGACGCTGACCTGGAATGCGGAGACGGCGGCGGCCGGGTCCTGGCCGTAGGCGCTGATGACGCCGCCGCGGCAGCAGTTGGCGATCTGCTGGTTGTAGGGCACGCCGGGGAGCAGGTCGACGACGGTCGGGGTGCGCTTGCAGCAGTGCGGGATGTTGGCCTTGAATCGGGAGCAGTCGCCCTGCTCCGTGGCCTGCGCGCCCAGCATGGACCAGATCACCTCCCGCTTCGCCCACGTCCACCCCACCGTCCACCCCGGCGCCATGATCTGCCGGTACATTTGGAAGTTGTTGATGGTCACCACCGCCTGCATTGCATGCAGTGCAACGTTGCCCGCCATTCGTTAGTCAGTAACCGATCAATGCAACCAGTCGGGCATGCACGAAGAGAAGAAGGCAAGTGATCGATGTGAGTACTCACGACATAGCCGTCAGGCGTCCACGACATGATGTCCCATTTGATGGTAATGTTCCCGTTCGGGTCCAACGGGTCGTAAGCGACTGCCAAAGAACGAAAAGACAGACGCTTGATTAGTTTCATCAACAGACAACACGCGAGAGAGGGCGACATGCCAGGAACCGACCTGCGACGGAGAGCATGGCGGCGAGGGCCAGGACCAGCAGGGAGCAGCGGGGCTCCATGGCTGCCGGCGAGCGCGCAACGAACGCAACGGACGGGCGCGCAACGAGAACACCACCGCGCCTGCACTAGCACTAGCTAGCAGTATCGGGGCGTTGTGCATTGGGCTGAGTAGCGGCACGGACACGCACGGGCCTTTAACGCAAAGAAAGCGCACGGGTTCTGCTTCCGCAGAGCAGGAACGCTTGCTTGCTTGACAGCCAACGGCGGCGCCGGCCGCGATGGCAAGGCGACACCAACCTCTCTGCCTCCTGCCACCGTTGGTTGGGTTCCTTCTCGGTAACTGATCGACCGAACCCCGGGCGCTGTGACGCACGACGCGTACGAGCGCGGCTAGACTACTGGTGGCTGCCTCCGCGACTCTCTAGTCTCTACCGGTGGATTGCTCGTGCCGTCGTGCGCGCAGCGGCCTGGGGTTGCTTGCGCCGTAGTTTCTCCCCGCCGAAGCAACGTGGTTGGTGATCATACACAATACATACCGCGCTCGTGTCCCGTGTCACCTGAGGCCTGAGGAGGAGTTCAGTTGTAGTGGGAGCAGGAGGAAAAACGAAAAGGCAGGGAGCGATTGCCATCACAACGGCCGCGTTCGGGTCGCGAATCGCGACGCCCAAACACCTGGGCTTTCTTCGCTTGCCCTGTCCAGTGCGCGGCCGCTGTCGCCGCTCGATCTCGTGATCGCCGGCACGTGTGCTGAGTCTCCAAATTGGTACAGTATCGTTTTTCCCAAAACGAAGTTGTGGTGGACTAGTAGTGTCCAAGCATTCTGGTGAACTAGTGTCCAAGCGCGCATTTGCGGTTTTTAGCCACAAAAAAAAATGAAGTTGTGGCGAACCGGTGATCATGTGCATATTTCTGGATGGCAAGTTTCGCTGATGAGACCAGCTGATACATGACCACTAAATCTTTATCTTGGAAGTTGAAACGATCCTGAAGGCTGAAGCGCATGTTGCTCTCAGCCGAACTGCCCAATTTTGGAGTCGTTAGTCGTTTAGCTTACACACCAAGGGCAGTTTACATACCAACCTAATCGCAGCACCAAACATCCCTGCCCTGTCGTCTGTCGACAGTAGCAGTTCACAAGACCACGCGTAACAGCCACACAGGTACAGTACATCAGTACATCTCAGACGTCGAAACCCTAACAGCACAGCAAATCGTGAGGACCCTTACGACTCGAAACTAGCACTTGACAACGAAACATAGACCGGCAAGACTTGGCGCAGTTGAACTCAATCAACTAATaaaaactcaaaaaaaaaaaaagaagtgcATTGCATTGCACACAACACGAATGCTATAATATAGGCAGTATACTACTGCTGTTTGCTTCTACAAAAACTACATCTCAAGAAGTAGCCAATCTGCCACGTTTTGAAAAAGGCTTA belongs to Miscanthus floridulus cultivar M001 chromosome 4, ASM1932011v1, whole genome shotgun sequence and includes:
- the LOC136550369 gene encoding COBRA-like protein 1: MATPRPAALLPVRFASSVALLLVVAFSSLMRPSDAYDPLDPNGNITIKWDVIQWTSDGYVAVVSLYNYQQYRHIQAPGWKLGWVWAKKEIIWAMTGGQATEQGDCSKFKTNIPHCCRKDPEVVDLLPGTPYNMQIANCCKGGVLTSWAQDPNNAVASFQVSVGQAGTTNRTVKVPKNFTLKAPGPGYTCGTAKLVKPTKFISQDGRRSTQAHMTWNVTCTYSQFLAQRSPTCCVSLSSFYNDTIVNCPTCSCGCQNNSTAPGSCVEGNSPYLASVVNDPNKNSLAPLVQCTSHMCPIRVHWHVKVNYKEYWRVKITVTNFNYRMNYSQWNLVAQHPNFDNLTTIFSFNYKPLNPYGVINDTAMLWGIKYYNDLLVTAGPDGNVQSELLFRKEPSTFTFQKGWAFPRRVYFNGDNCVMPPPDAYPWLPNASPRLSASLLLPVVAAWTAIAILLMTHA
- the LOC136550370 gene encoding COBRA-like protein 6 — encoded protein: MEPRCSLLVLALAAMLSVAVAYDPLDPNGNITIKWDIMSWTPDGYVAVVTINNFQMYRQIMAPGWTVGWTWAKREVIWSMLGAQATEQGDCSRFKANIPHCCKRTPTVVDLLPGVPYNQQIANCCRGGVISAYGQDPAAAVSAFQVSVGQAGTTNRTVKVPKNFTLLGPGPGYTCGPAKVVPSTVFLTPDRRRKTQALMTWNVTCTYSQHLASKYPSCCVSFSSFYNDTIVPCAKCACGCEHKTCVQGDSKRLAVTGKHEHAHAAAARGHRDKEAPLLQCTTHMCPVRVHWHVKLNYKEYWRAKIAITNFNYHMNYTQWTLVAQHPNLDNITEVFSFDYKPVVAYGSINDTAMFYGLKYFNDHLMQAGPYGNVQSEVLMRKDASTFTFRQGWAFPRKVYFNGDECQMPPPDAYPYLPNSALPAAAASSLGAAVAAVVVLLVMIVA